A DNA window from Trypanosoma brucei brucei TREU927 chromosome 10, whole genome shotgun sequence contains the following coding sequences:
- a CDS encoding dihydrolipoamide acetyltransferase, putative yields MRRSLAFLVNFSPIYMPALSPSMDSGIIVEWKKKVGDLVKENDVFCTIQTDKAVVDFTNTFDAGYLGKIFRQNGETVAVASTIAAMVEESQDVAKLADYTLKDVEPGNVDEEAVAAPVSTTTTTTKTPKPAGGKIRYGGSLDEAVAASGPGVMRIAARLDKAALEAITPTGRGGRFTKADFVGQPGFDYEKAAPAPKGSSSSFTNASRECCAENTNGAVGSSAVVKSFPVYNFKVSDTTLLQQLLNSMPTPKAKGAAVGK; encoded by the coding sequence ATGCGTAGGTCGCTTGCGTTTCTGGTGAACTTTTCACCCATCTATATGCCAGCCCTTTCCCCATCCATGGATAGCGGCATAATTGTtgagtggaagaaaaaggttgGCGATCTTGTAAAAGAGAATGATGTGTTCTGCACCATTCAAACCGACAAGGCAGTTGTGGATTTCACTAACACCTTCGATGCCGGTTACTTGGGCAAAATATTCCGCCAGAATGGTGAAACTGTCGCCGTCGCTTCAACAATAGCCGCGATGGTTGAGGAATCGCAAGATGTGGCCAAATTAGCGGATTATACATTGAAGGACGTGGAACCCGGTAATGTTGACGAGGAGGCGGTTGCAGCTCCCgtttcaacaacaacaacaacaacaaaaactccAAAACCCGCTGGTGGTAAAATCCGTTACGGCGGTTCTCTCGACGAGGCGGTTGCAGCCAGTGGTCCGGGCGTTATGCGAATTGCAGCCCGTCTCGACAAGGCAGCACTGGAAGCCATCACACCaacaggaagaggaggacgCTTCACAAAAGCAGATTTTGTTGGACAGCCCGGttttgactacgagaaggcggCACCAGCACCGAAGGGTTCCTCCTCGTCTTTTACTAACGCCTCTCGGGAATGTTGTGCTGAGAATACGAACGGGGCTGTTGGATCCAGCGCTGTGGTGAAATCCTTCCCCGTATATAACTTCAAGGTATCAGACACAACATTATTGCAACAACTCCTTAATAGTATGCCTACTCCAAAGGCAAAGGGCGCAGCGGTTGGCAAGTAA
- a CDS encoding La protein (similar to La protein homolog (La ribonucleoprotein) (La autoantigen homolog). (Swiss- Prot:P40796) (Drosophila melanogaster)) — protein MPLSSENKQKLQKQVEFYFSDVNVQRDIFLKGKMAENAEGFVSLETLLTFKRVNSVTTDVKEVVEAIRPSEKLVLSEDGLMVRRRDPLPESIQTDHQTVYVKPVPPTATLEQLTEFFSKHGTVQAVWRRYFAGKKDAPPESRTKPSVFVVFNSSEEAEAFQKAPPMYDDVQLTAEMKTTYLERKAEEIAAKKSSKTKNGGATDRAEKKTPPMPLGSSYRVSGCGEMESFATVKNLWPVEEQKGIRYVFMPDKESALLIFQDTQTGEKMVADLKSRGTTLNGKQPDIKKLEGDDEQKLLENVEKEIVDRAMQSANNRSGRGGRGGRGGRGHKRSRE, from the coding sequence ATGCCACTTTCCTCCGAGAACAAGCAGAAGTTGCAAAAGCAAGTGGAGTTCTACTTCAGCGATGTGAATGTGCAGAGAGATATTTTCCTGAAGGGGAAGATGGCAGAAAATGCTGAGGGTTTCGTCTCCCTGGAGACCCTTCTAACATTCAAGCGCGTGAATTCTGTTACGACGGATGTGAAGGAAGTCGTAGAAGCAATTCGTCCCAGCGAAAAGCTTGTCTTGTCTGAGGATGGCCTTATGGTGCGCCGCAGGGATCCGCTTCCGGAATCCATCCAAACCGATCACCAAACCGTGTATGTGAAACCTGTACCACCCACAGCAACACTCGAGCAACTTACCGAATTCTTCAGCAAACACGGTACGGTGCAGGCGGTATGGCGCCGTTACTTTGCTGGGAAAAAGGACGCACCTCCAGAGAGCCGCACAAAGCCCTCTGTATTTGTTGTGTTCAACAGTAGTGAAGAGGCGGAGGCGTTCCAAAAGGCCCCTCCCATGTACGACGATGTGCAACTTACAGCAGAGATGAAAACAACGTACTTGGAGCGTAAGGCGGAAGAAATAGCAGCAAAGAAgtcaagtaaaacaaagaacGGCGGTGCAACTGACAGGGCGGAGAAGAAAACCCCACCCATGCCGCTTGGAAGTAGCTATCGTGTAAGCGGTTGTGGGGAGATGGAGAGTTTCGCCACGGTGAAGAATCTATGGCCTGTGGAGGAGCAGAAGGGGATTCGTTACGTATTTATGCCGGATAAGGAAAGCGCACTGCTCATATTTCAGGATACTCAGACAGGAGAAAAGATGGTGGCGGACTTAAAGAGCCGTGGTACAACTCTTAACGGTAAACAACCGGATATAAAGAAGTTGGAGGGTGACGATGAACAAAAGCTATTGGAAAATGTGGAGAAGGAAATTGTGGATCGTGCAATGCAGAGTGCGAATAATCGTTCCGGGCGAGGAGGACGAGGTGGGCGAGGGGGCCGAGGACACAAGCGGTCACGTGAATAA
- a CDS encoding protein kinase, putative (curated by M. Parsons, P. Ward, J. Mottram) has protein sequence MTDVSLRPLTTHKSHRHSHNTGVLECQTILQGRFRLNGLLGKGGFGEVYAGVTVSTGEEVAVKIAPNRKRHVLAHEADVMRSIQSAVGNADPPGIPTLKFFGHDGDNTILVMSVHGPSLEKLRSEMGRLSLKTVVMLGMEMIDRIQFFHSTGFIHRDIKPGNFLMGVGKHAHEVYLIDFGLSTRHSHSGAWHRGRPTASKFVGTSWFASLRTHQGYAQSRRDDLEQLVYSLIYLHRGKLPWTELRHTDRTERTRAIAAAKENLSTAQICVCCPPQFEVLLTYVQKLKFDEIPRYEMCRNIIWSILHPSSAGPKPSLTYEWLTPERECETPKCVFPALRGSETKHGTKNDEVARNDSEAKKSLRRRMPTASSTSHTAGKG, from the coding sequence atgaCTGATGTCTCGCTTCGACCCTTAACAACTCATAAATCGCATCGTCACTCGCACAATACGGGAGTGCTGGAGTGTCAAACTATTTTGCAAGGGAGATTCAGATTGAATGGTCTGctgggaaaaggaggatTTGGAGAGGTATACGCCGGTGTGACGGTTTCCACGGGTGAAGAAGTGGCAGTGAAGATTGCACCAAATAGAAAACGTCATGTTTTGGCTCATGAAGCGGATGTCATGCGTTCCATACAAAGTGCTGTTGGTAATGCAGATCCGCCAGGTATACCCACACTGAAATTCTTTGGTCATGATGGTGATAACACTATTCTCGTCATGAGTGTTCACGGGCCGTCATTGGAGAAGCTCCGCTCTGAGATGGGAAGGCTTTCCCTCAAAACAGTAGTTATGCTTGGTATGGAAATGATTGACAGAATACAGTTCTTTCACTCCACTGGATTTATACACCGCGATATTAAACCAGGAAACTTCCTCATGGGCGTTGGAAAGCACGCGCATGAAGTGTATTTGATTGATTTTGGTCTCAGTACCCGTCACAGTCATTCCGGTGCTTGGCATCGTGGAAGACCGACTGCAAGCAAGTTTGTTGGCACATCATGGTTTGCATCCCTTCGCACTCATCAGGGTTACGCACAGAGCCGCCGAGATGATTTGGAGCAGTTGGTTTATTCACTAATTTATCTCCACCGCGGAAAATTGCCTTGGACGGAGTTACGGCACACTGACCGAACTGAAAGGACACGGGCTATTGCAGCGGCGAAAGAAAATCTCTCTACCGCAcaaatatgtgtgtgttgccCCCCTCAGTTTGAAGTGCTTCTCACATATGTACAGAAGCTTAAGTTTGATGAAATACCGCGATATGAAATGTGTAGGAATATCATTTGGTCTATTCTCCATCCATCATCTGCAGGTCCGAAACCGAGTTTAACGTATGAATGGCTCACACCAGAGCGGGAATGCGAGACACCAAAGTGCGTGTTTCCGGCTCTGAGGGGATCAGAAACGAAACATGGAACTAAAAACGATGAAGTGGCAAGAAACGATagtgaagcaaagaaaagtttGAGGAGACGAATGCCCACAGCGAGTTCTACATCTCATACCGCCGGAAAGGGATGA
- a CDS encoding major surface protease GP63 (identical to:GB:AAO72980.1: major surface protease-like protein C {Trypanosoma brucei;} PMID:12707278), which yields MTQLLGTAIFWCIFAAFVSHHLRAHVHVEASATHLEAPEEQWGEEGTGDTPRGWCGSHHSAINPDDVPIVGTMPPESEAKGTTGGDLISARTASVDKKPKYTNNVDDYGQGEIDSRWKPIRIRAYTQDLNDPSRFCTMAGDVRSILVSGKTTVCTAGDVLTVRKKRVIVQVAIPKAIKLHTDRLLVRRYHRRIVLPSSYAGYCSLFKVPKGHYTNGFEGDVSIYVAARPTIGNMAWASVCAMLTDGRPVSGVVNISPKYVAETDFFVRVIAHELGHALGFQADILIRRGIMKQKGGIRGLKTSWLVDSEVAKRVARKHFNCSTAPGIEMENEGGPGVFATHLEQRNAVEDVMAPYGNLNYLTVMSLGVFASMGHYRVNFSRAEKTRWGLNRGCSFLQEKCLQEGKSKHPDTFCDHLWKSRLFTCTHDRLGLGQCSLGTHRTELPAEFRYFRNSRVGGKSRFMDHCPMVVQYNSGNCVNGQSKFLRGSEVGKGSRCVKGVNLKFSNKDIGDVCVRTNCTGKELQIRFLLDHSWQTCKPGATVQPLGRHLWKGSIICPTREEVCFDDEDYKLRLTPLPKLPTDDNAAVNPRQM from the coding sequence ATGACCCAACTGTTAGGAACCGCTATCTTTTGGTGCATATTTGCCGCTTTCGTCTCGCACCACTTGCGAGCACACGTGCACGTGGAAGCATCAGCGACACATTTGGAAGCACCAGAGGAACAATGGGGAGAGGAAGGCACCGGCGATACGCCCCGTGGTTGGTGCGGAAGTCATCATTCTGCGATTAATCCAGATGATGTGCCGATAGTAGGTACTATGCCCCCTGAATCAGAAGCGAAGGGTACCACTGGCGGTGATTTGATTAGTGCAAGAACTGCATCCGTAGATAAGAAACCTAAATACACCAATAACGTTGATGATTACGGGCAAGGGGAGATTGACAGCAGGTGGAAACCAATTCGCATCAGAGCTTACACGCAAGACTTGAATGACCCCAGCCGCTTCTGCACGATGGCAGGTGATGTCCGTAGCATACTCGTCAGTGGGAAGACGACTGTTTGTACAGCGGGGGATGTTCTCACAGTTCGCAAGAAGCGCGTCATCGTGCAGGTCGCTATTCCAAAGGCAATCAAATTACACACGGATCGCCTGTTGGTAAGGAGATATCACCGGAGGATTGTTTTACCATCCTCATACGCTGGATACTGCAGCTTATTCAAGGTGCCCAAGGGTCACTACACCAATGGTTTTGAAGGTGATGTTAGTATATACGTGGCGGCTCGGCCAACGATAGGGAATATGGCGTGGGCTTCCGTGTGCGCAATGCTCACTGACGGCCGCCCGGTTTCTGGCGTTGTCAACATATCCCCCAAGTACGTTGCCGAAACTGACTTCTTTGTGCGAGTTATCGCACACGAATTAGGACACGCTCTCGGCTTCCAAGCAGATATCCTCATAAGAAGGGGAATTATGAAACAGAAAGGAGGCATTCGCGGACTTAAAACCTCGTGGTTGGTCGATTCTGAGGTTGCGAAGCGTGTCGCGCGGAAGCACTTCAATTGCTCGACGGCTCCGGGTATCGAAATGGAGAATGAAGGAGGCCCCGGCGTTTTCGCAACACACTTGGAGCAACGCAATGCCGTCGAGGACGTGATGGCCCCTTATGGGAACTTGAATTATTTAACTGTGATGTCGTTAGGGGTGTTCGCAAGTATGGGACACTACCGCGTCAATTTCAGTCGCGCAGAGAAGACGCGTTGGGGCCTAAATCGTGGATGTAGTTTTCTACAGGAGAAATGCTTGCAGGAAGGAAAGTCAAAGCACCCCGACACGTTCTGCGATCATTTATGGAAGAGCCGTCTGTTCACTTGTACCCATGACCGTCTCGGACTCGGCCAGTGTTCCCTAGGTACACATCGAACTGAACTTCCCGCCGAGTTCCGCTACTTCAGAAATTCACGGGTTGGTGGCAAGTCCCGTTTCATGGACCATTGCCCGATGGTGGTTCAGTACAACAGCGGTAACTGCGTCAATGGTCAGTCGAAGTTTTTGCGTGGCAGTGAGGTTGGAAAGGGCTCGCGATGTGTGAAGGGTGTCAATTTGAAGTTTTCCAATAAAGATATTGGTGACGTTTGTGTCCGTACGAACTGCACTGGCAAAGAGCTACAGATTCGCTTTTTGCTAGACCACAGCTGGCAGACGTGTAAACCCGGTGCTACAGTGCAGCCCCTCGGTCGTCACCTCTGGAAAGGCAGCATCATCTGCCCCACGCGGGAAGAAGTTTGTTTCGATGACGAGGATTACAAGCTTAGATTGACCCCACTTCCGAAACTCCCCACTGACGACAACGCGGCCGTGAACCCTCGTCAAATGTGA
- a CDS encoding receptor-type adenylate cyclase GRESAG 4, putative gives MHESTVGRRAQQRRRFSTRPGTEGSVGTGSVGHLRIFPGVMLHLWILLSLCVPCSLAQGGHEVRMTVKVLSLMFNSAGATVDIINSLNVGFNASLAAQNWTVVPGIDVTVIRPPSYNVSAAEYLENYVKNADDSESLLVVFGPMGEGNIRKSYKVLKEHNLVAFAPLTELTESRKFLPNLYFLRPEPSAELVALIRYAVNHMRVLRLGFMYTESLAGAPSAHSRATELMSQLGYELCCLFTVPNDVEETASGEAFEAEWEKFAQNLPQAAIMFTRINDYTKQIVGRLVSDQRTATTVLLAPSLLQKSLVAVWRQALEASNVSFVPHRLIQTGTNPLAKTTYFGAIRRFQNEARDYLTRHPEWSGLSDSNHFLTNDVDGELMVYGWIAGEVLMRALRSNTKLGDRISFINSLYDQRRYVIDDLVIGDFGGECATGAAAQGAVCDCNRGGKKVFMKEVVKGYHFQHVLPGIFSTSRDHCYSNAIQLHPPLSGVIMRMADNLTMLRAALEFYHGISSTASLLNVGELNRLIMLQVGSTTEQSMNDLVELRKNSIITAVFGVVVEEMLTVKNLTFIDPIVMDPRLNKFRSNVIHLSPTLEQQLYVLVSYLSKNRQGPVHLAVYSREGAEIAEVLTRTLVTFRANLSSSKIFRDVGELEKYLPAKGDVFLLGIGSGNIPIVKEYLRTHQDVRIFVQFSEVMLMYDEFVGVFNGSAGAERVLFATNLPHWGDTDSKSKTVRKFHKVVKPPHRTPLALLGFATERLMQRNIRRMEKVTSQLLVDLFFEEASITVDDMRYGTYDRESCLISGFAAAANCISNFGATNISVWSMARVMNSSVPVLQDPVTPQMFYVDPNANGLTAAQLAGAIAGSVLLFFVLLFIAVPLYFATRSGRDNDNAPKELTAPVTIVFTDIEGSTAQWAAHPEQMPDAVATHHRLIRSLIVQYRCYEVKTIGDSFMIACRSPLAAVQLACNLQRSFLLHNWRTTLFDQSYRQFEEQRAEVENDYVPPTAHLADEAYSQMWNGLRVRVGIHTGLCDIRHDEVTKGYDYYGRTTNMAARTESVTNGGQVLLTRATYLAMSGMEREQFDVTALGALPLRGVPEPVEMYQLNTVAGRQFAALRLDRDVDVLNDGTDGSVLSTSDHSSSRAELSESSQVIVTSLNALLGTFARAQRQKALLPFCERWRVVLPRKPPAIWDDSYYQEVIRRIAVKVGHVVDYCASSGADHTFSTLTSASLIVITQPRGSSS, from the coding sequence ATGCACGAATCGACAGTGGGACGCAGGGCACAGCAGCGTCGTCGTTTCTCCACTCGTCCAGGAACCGAGGGAAGCGTTGGGACTGGTTCTGTCGGCCACTTACGTATTTTCCCGGGAGTAATGTTGCACCTGTGGATACTCCTGTCGTTGTGCGTCCCCTGTTCACTGGCGCAAGGGGGGCATGAGGTGAGGATGACTGTGAAAGTTTTGTCCCTTATGTTTAATTCCGCAGGCGCCACTGTTGACATCATAAATTCTTTGAATGTGGGGTTTAACGCTTCCTTGGCCGCGCAAAATTGGACTGTAGTGCCAGGGATTGACGTCACGGTTATTAGGCCTCCTTCATATAACGTCTCCGCAGCAGAATACTTGGAGAATTATGTGAAAAACGCAGACGACAGTGAAAGTTTGCTGGTTGTGTTCGGTCCGATGGGGGAGGGAAACATAAGGAAATCTTACAAGGTGTTGAAAGAGCACAACCTTGTAGCCTTCGCTCCGCTAACAGAGTTGACAGAATCCCGCAAGTTTTTGCCGAACTTATACTTCTTGCGACCTGAACCAAGCGCTGAGCTGGTAGCCCTTATCCGCTATGCTGTTAATCACATGCGCGTGCTGCGGTTGGGTTTTATGTACACTGAAAGCCTGGCGGGGGCGCCATCAGCGCATTCTCGAGCAACAGAGTTAATGTCCCAACTAGGGTACGAGCTTTGTTGTCTGTTCACTGTGCCAAATGATGTTGAAGAAACTGCCTCCGGTGAGGCGTTCGAAGCAGAGTGGGAAAAGTTTGCCCAGAATCTTCCACAGGCCGCCATTATGTTCACTCGGATAAACGACTATACCAAACAAATTGTCGGGAGGTTAGTGTCCGACCAACGGACCGCGACTACTGTTCTGCTTGCGCCCTCTTTGCTTCAGAAGTCACTCGTTGCTGTATGGAGGCAGGCCCTGGAAGCGAGCAATGTATCGTTTGTACCTCATCGTTTGATCCAAACTGGCACAAATCCGCTTGCCAAGACAACTTACTTCGGAGCAATCAGACGCTTCCAGAATGAGGCAAGGGATTACTTAACGCGGCATCCGGAATGGTCAGGTCTCAGCGACTCGAATCACTTCCTCACCAACGATGTAGATGGGGAACTAATGGTGTACGGATGGATTGCGGGTGAGGTACTTATGCGTGCTCTTAGGAGCAACACAAAATTGGGCGACCGTATTTCGTTCATAAACTCATTGTACGACCAACGCCGTTACGTGATCGATGATCTTGTAATTGGAGACTTCGGTGGTGAATGTGCCACAGGTGCCGCCGCTCAGGGTGCCGTCTGCGACTGCAACCGCGGTGGCAAAAAGGTGTTTATGAAAGAAGTTGTTAAAGGTTATCACTTCCAACATGTCCTTCCAGGGATTTTCTCAACGAGCCGAGACCACTGTTATTCTAATGCCATCCAACTGCACCCTCCGCTTAGTGGAGTCATCATGAGGATGGCCGACAACCTCACGATGCTCAGGGCCGCGCTGGAGTTTTATCATGGCATATCTTCCACAGCCTCACTTTTGAATGTCGGCGAACTCAACAGACTTATTATGCTTCAGGTTGGCAGCACCACAGAACAATCCATGAATGATCTTGTTGAGCTGCGAAAAAACAGTATCATCACAGCGGTGTTTGGGGTTGTGGTCGAGGAAATGTTAACCGTGAAAAATTTAACCTTCATCGATCCCATTGTCATGGATCCTCGTTTGAACAAGTTCAGAAGTAATGTAATCCACCTATCGCCAACATTGGAACAACAACTGTACGTGCTTGTGAGCTATTTGTCCAAGAACCGCCAAGGACCGGTTCATTTGGCTGTCTATAGTCGAGAAGGTGCTGAGATAGCGGAGGTATTGACGAGGACGCTAGTGACATTTCGCGCAAATCTCTCCTCCAGTAAAATATTTAGGGACGTGGGCGAGCTGGAGAAATACCTCCCAGCAAAAGGCGATGTGTTTCTTCTTGGTATTGGCAGCGGTAATATTCCGATAGTCAAAGAGTACCTCCGTACTCATCAAGATGTGCGTATTTTCGTCCAGTTTTCCGAGGTAATGCTGATGTACGACGAATTCGTTGGGGTTTTCAACGGTAGCGCGGGTGCGGAGCGTGTTCTTTTCGCAACCAACCTTCCCCACTGGGGCGACACCGATTCAAAATCGAAAACAGTTCGAAAGTTCCACAAAGTTGTGAAACCGCCTCACCGAACCCCTTTGGCCCTACTAGGTTTTGCCACTGAGCGGCTTATGCAGCGAAATATCCGTCGAATGGAAAAGGTGACCTCCCAACTGTTGGTCGACCTCTTCTTTGAGGAAGCCTCAATCACTGTTGACGACATGCGGTATGGCACCTACGACAGAGAAAGTTGCCTGATTTCAGGTTTTGCCGCGGCGGCCAATTGCATCTCGAATTTTGGTGCTACGAACATATCCGTGTGGTCCATGGCGCGTGTGATGAATTCAAGTGTGCCAGTGTTGCAAGATCCGGTTACGCCACAAATGTTTTACGTGGACCCCAACGCAAATGGCCTTACAGCGGCGCAACTAGCAGGTGCTATTGCTGGGTctgttctccttttttttgtgctgctCTTTATTGCGGTGCCGTTGTACTTCGCAACTCGGAGCGGGCGCGACAATGACAACGCCCCGAAAGAACTAACAGCCCCCGTTACCATTGTTTTCACGGATATTGAGGGCAGCACGGCGCAGTGggcagcacaccctgagcAAATGCCCGACGCCGTAGCCACGCATCATCGTTTGATCCGCTCCCTTATTGTGCAGTACCGCTGCTACGAGGTGAAGACCATCGGGGACTCGTTTATGATCGCGTGTAGGAGCCCTCTTGCGGCTGTACAACTTGCGTGCAACTTGCAGCGATCATTCCTCCTTCACAACTGGAGAACCACACTGTTTGACCAATCCTACCGGCAGTTTGAGGAACAGAGAGCTGAGGTGGAAAATGATTATGTTCCACCAACTGCTCACCTCGCCGATGAGGCGTACAGCCAAATGTGGAACGGgctgcgtgtacgtgttggaatccacacGGGGTTATGCGATATCCGacacgatgaagtgacgaagggtTATGACTACTATGGGCGCACAACTAACATGGCTGCGCGGACAGAGAGTGTCACCAACGGTGGGCAGGTGCTTCTGACTCGGGCCACTTATCTTGCGATGAGCGGCATGGAACGTGAGCAATTTGACGTAACCGCCCTCGGTGCCTTACCACTGCGTGGCGTACCGGAGCCAGTTGAGATGTACCAGCTGAATACAGTAGCTGGTCGACAGTTCGCAGCACTTCGTCTCGACAGGGATGTTGACGTGCTGAATGACGGTACAGACGGCTCGGTACTCTCTACCAGTGATCACAGTTCTTCACGTGCGGAGTTGAGTGAGTCTTCCCAAGTTATAGTGACCTCCTTGAACGCTTTACTCGGTACTTTCGCGCGTGCTCAGCGGCAAAAGGCGCTTTTACCCTTCTGTGAGCGCTGGCGTGTGGTGTTGCCGCGCAAGCCACCTGCCATTTGGGATGACAGCTACTACCAGGAGGTCATACGGCGCATCGCAGTGAAGGTTGGGCACGTTGTGGATTACTGCGCGTCGAGTGGCGCTGATCATACGTTCAGTACGCTAACGAGCGCCTCGCTGATTGTCATTACCCAGCCACGCGGTTCTTCCTCTTAA
- a CDS encoding metacaspase MCA4 (curated by J. Mottram.) — protein MGGCVSTALKVGAETVAEGHIDLISFAINYFKNAVPYIVKYLGRQQRPKEVDMEATLTEAKESKGFQPWKISCQPKGAVRGLFIGVNYGNTEAQLSGCCNDIMMMIGALQKRNFPLTEVVILADKEDVPGRTGEPTRANILRYLAWLAQDAQPNDVLFFHYSGHGTRANARDDDCEEYDQCIVPMDYVENGCIVDNEIHEILVSQLPKGVRLTAVFDCSHSGSMLDLPYAYVCDSSKDGSGSCGMKRVREDNDVQADVLMISACADDEAALGVDNTQDFYESGKDSGGAATFCLTAMMMREEPLTFLDLLVHTREMLKSRGFTQVPHLSASKPINLMQRFSLEGLFPQERTLL, from the coding sequence ATGGGAGGCTGCGTCAGTACTGCATTGAAAGTGGGTGCGGAAACGGTGGCTGAAGGTCACATCGATTTAATAAGTTTTGCTATTAATTATTTTAAGAACGCCGTTCCCTATATTGTGAAATATCTTGGGAGACAACAGCGGCCAAAAGAAGTTGATATGGAGGCAACACTTACGGAAGCTAAGGAATCTAAAGGTTTTCAGCCGTGGAAGATTTCATGTCAGCCAAAGGGAGCTGTCCGTGGCCTCTTTATTGGAGTAAACTATGGCAACACAGAGGCACAGCTCTCTGGTTGTTGCAACGACATTATGATGATGATCGGAGCACTTCAGAAGAGGAACTTTCCCCTAACTGAGGTAGTCATCCTTGCTGATAAAGAAGACGTTCCAGGTCGTACCGGTGAGCCGACGCGGGCCAATATTTTGCGGTATTTGGCTTGGCTCGCCCAAGATGCGCAACCTAATGACGTTCTATTCTTTCACTACTCGGGTCACGGTACGCGTGCTAACGCAAGAGACGACGATTGTGAAGAGTACGACCAATGTATTGTTCCGATGGATTACGTGGAAAATGGCTGTATTGTCGATAACGAAATCCATGAGATATTGGTTTCGCAATTGCCGAAGGGGGTACGACTCACAGCTGTGTTCGACTGCTCGCACTCCGGTTCTATGCTTGACTTGCCGTACGCGTATGTCTGTGACAGCTCTAAGGACGGAAGTGGTTCATGTGGCATGAAGCGGGTTCGTGAAGATAACGATGTTCAGGCGGATGTTCTAATGATATCTGCCTGTGCTGATGATGAAGCAGCGTTGGGCGTTGACAATACCCAAGATTTTTATGAAAGTGGGAAAGATTCCGGTGGTGCTGCCACCTTCTGTCTCACTgcgatgatgatgagagAGGAGCCGCTCACATTTTTGGATCTACTTGTGCATACCCGTGAGATGCTGAAGTCTAGGGGGTTCACACAAGTTCCACACCTGAGTGCATCCAAACCCATCAATCTGATGCAGCGTTTTTCACTGGAGGGACTCTTTCCGCAGGAACGGACGCTCCTGTAG